The Sorangiineae bacterium MSr11367 genome window below encodes:
- a CDS encoding mechanosensitive ion channel family protein, which yields MGGLPELLEGWSFVPIGAVVVLVAYLVNRFAPQSRRLMRRTLALYGVFVLLYGIAILLTKAGFTAWGPRFQIGADLFEAFTMVALAGFVVFDFLLPRMKVDLVSITSDIILGIAYVVTTIGVAHEAGMDPSSVLGASALVSAVVALSLQATLGNILGGVALQLDGSIHVGDAITLENGRSGQVKEIRWRHTVLETKEWDTIIVPNASLLAQNITILGKRENEPLQRRVSVFFHVDFRFPPQRVIRVVEEAITATPIPEVAASPKPSVVCVDLARPGGDSFAYYSARYWLTDLGADESTASQVRARIHAALRRASIPLARPAQTVFLTTEDNAVEKTARARSRRLDAVRAMELFHGLTDEEKSAVADRLHFTPYAAGETITRQGNTAHWLYLVTQGRVEVRTHADGLSHAVATVDGPDFFGEMALMTGEMRTADVVAVTDVECYRLDRGAFEEILQKRPEVADDMSQTIARRRVALTASRDGLDHASKREREAREQQRILSKIRDFFGLSE from the coding sequence ATGGGCGGGCTCCCTGAGCTGCTCGAGGGCTGGTCGTTCGTGCCGATTGGCGCGGTCGTCGTCCTCGTTGCCTACCTCGTCAACCGGTTTGCGCCGCAGTCGCGAAGACTCATGCGGCGCACCTTGGCGCTGTACGGCGTCTTCGTCCTTCTCTACGGCATCGCCATCCTGCTGACCAAAGCGGGCTTCACCGCGTGGGGCCCGCGTTTTCAAATCGGCGCGGACCTCTTCGAAGCGTTCACGATGGTGGCGCTGGCCGGGTTCGTCGTCTTCGACTTCCTCCTGCCTCGGATGAAGGTCGACCTGGTCAGCATCACGTCGGACATCATCCTGGGCATCGCCTACGTGGTCACGACCATCGGCGTGGCGCACGAGGCCGGGATGGATCCCTCCTCGGTGCTCGGCGCATCGGCGCTGGTGAGCGCCGTGGTCGCGCTCTCGCTGCAGGCCACCCTGGGCAACATTTTGGGCGGCGTCGCCTTGCAGCTCGATGGCTCGATCCACGTGGGCGACGCGATCACGCTCGAGAATGGGCGCTCGGGGCAGGTCAAAGAGATCCGCTGGCGACACACCGTGCTGGAGACCAAGGAGTGGGACACGATCATCGTGCCCAATGCGTCGCTGCTCGCGCAGAACATCACCATCCTCGGCAAGCGCGAGAACGAGCCGCTCCAGCGGCGCGTGTCGGTGTTCTTTCACGTCGATTTTCGGTTTCCGCCCCAGCGGGTGATCCGCGTCGTGGAGGAGGCCATCACCGCGACCCCCATCCCCGAAGTGGCGGCGAGCCCGAAGCCGTCGGTCGTCTGCGTCGATCTGGCGCGCCCTGGGGGCGATAGCTTCGCATACTACTCGGCGCGCTACTGGCTCACGGACCTGGGCGCCGACGAGAGCACCGCCTCGCAGGTGCGGGCGCGCATCCATGCGGCGCTGCGCCGAGCCAGCATCCCTCTCGCGCGGCCGGCGCAGACTGTGTTTCTCACGACCGAGGACAACGCCGTGGAGAAGACGGCCCGCGCCCGCTCACGCCGGCTCGATGCCGTTCGGGCAATGGAGCTCTTTCACGGACTCACCGACGAAGAGAAGTCGGCCGTCGCGGATCGCTTGCATTTTACACCTTATGCCGCGGGCGAGACGATCACGCGGCAGGGCAACACGGCCCACTGGCTTTACCTGGTGACGCAGGGGCGCGTGGAGGTTCGCACGCACGCCGATGGCCTTTCGCACGCGGTGGCCACGGTCGACGGGCCCGACTTCTTCGGGGAGATGGCCCTCATGACCGGCGAAATGCGCACGGCCGACGTGGTCGCCGTCACCGACGTGGAGTGCTACCGACTCGATCGGGGCGCCTTCGAGGAAATTTTGCAGAAGCGACCCGAGGTCGCCGACGACATGAGCCAAACGATCGCCCGGCGCCGCGTGGCCCTCACCGCCTCCCGCGACGGGCTCGATCACGCGAGCAAACGCGAGCGCGAAGCCCGCGAGCAACAGCGCATTCTGAGCAAGATCCGCGACTTTTTCGGCCTCTCCGAGTGA
- the miaB gene encoding tRNA (N6-isopentenyl adenosine(37)-C2)-methylthiotransferase MiaB: protein MMARRYCLKTFGCQMNVHDSERMEESLQAFGWEPGALEEADLVIFNTCSVRDKAEQKVRSEVGKLLPLKREKPHVVLCVAGCVAQQEGEKLLSRIRHLDLVIGPDNLHELPALVEAQFSGSPPMARTVFDIDAPQFLSAAPRAGEALVSGYVTTMKGCDERCSFCIVPYTRGPERYRPARQIVDEIARLVDAGTREVILLGQTVDSFRDPELPPPESDDPDESQFPWLLRKIASEVPGLLRLRYTSPHPRHATESLARAHAELDVLAHHVHLPVQSGSDRMLKRMIRRYKRAEYIERAERLRRARPDMTLSTDIIVGFPGETDEDFESTLSLVREVGFVAAFAFKFSPRPNTPALKLIDDVPEELKKERLARLFEVVEAQGQAHLMKLAGTQAKVLVEGMSKTDKQASGSLLQGRTERNEIVHLEGGSPSWIGHVIPVEIVRANKHSLSGRPQDGALAALGLSDERARPAVVRQVRSLPVISQ, encoded by the coding sequence ATGATGGCTCGTCGCTATTGCCTCAAGACGTTCGGCTGCCAGATGAACGTCCACGATTCGGAGCGGATGGAGGAATCCCTCCAGGCCTTCGGCTGGGAGCCGGGCGCGCTCGAAGAGGCGGATCTGGTCATTTTCAACACGTGCAGCGTCCGCGACAAGGCCGAACAGAAGGTCCGCAGTGAGGTGGGCAAGCTTTTGCCGCTGAAGCGCGAAAAGCCTCACGTCGTGCTTTGCGTGGCCGGATGCGTGGCCCAGCAGGAGGGTGAGAAGCTTCTTTCGCGCATCCGCCACCTCGATCTGGTCATCGGCCCGGACAACCTGCACGAGCTTCCGGCCCTGGTGGAGGCACAATTCTCGGGCTCTCCGCCCATGGCGCGCACCGTCTTCGACATCGATGCGCCGCAGTTTTTGTCGGCTGCTCCACGCGCCGGGGAGGCTCTGGTCAGCGGCTACGTCACCACGATGAAGGGCTGCGACGAGCGCTGCTCCTTCTGCATCGTGCCGTACACGCGCGGGCCGGAGCGCTACCGCCCTGCGCGCCAGATCGTCGACGAGATTGCGCGGCTGGTCGATGCGGGGACGCGGGAAGTGATCCTTCTCGGTCAGACGGTCGACAGCTTCCGCGATCCGGAGCTGCCGCCGCCCGAGAGCGACGATCCGGACGAGTCGCAGTTTCCTTGGCTCTTGCGCAAGATTGCGAGCGAGGTGCCCGGCCTCCTTCGCCTGCGCTACACGAGCCCGCACCCGCGCCACGCCACCGAGTCGCTGGCCCGCGCGCATGCCGAGCTGGATGTGCTCGCTCACCACGTGCACTTGCCCGTGCAATCGGGAAGCGACCGCATGTTGAAGCGGATGATCCGCCGCTACAAGCGTGCAGAGTACATCGAGCGGGCGGAGCGGCTTCGCCGCGCACGGCCGGACATGACGCTGTCGACGGACATCATCGTCGGCTTCCCGGGTGAGACGGACGAGGACTTCGAGAGCACCCTCTCGCTGGTGCGCGAGGTGGGGTTCGTGGCGGCGTTCGCGTTCAAGTTTTCACCGCGTCCAAACACCCCTGCGTTGAAGCTCATCGACGATGTGCCGGAAGAGCTGAAGAAAGAGCGACTTGCTCGGCTGTTCGAGGTCGTCGAAGCCCAAGGGCAAGCGCACCTGATGAAGCTCGCGGGAACGCAGGCCAAGGTCCTCGTCGAGGGCATGAGCAAGACGGACAAGCAAGCAAGTGGCTCGCTTCTGCAGGGTCGAACCGAACGCAACGAAATCGTGCACCTCGAAGGCGGCTCGCCGTCGTGGATCGGGCACGTGATTCCCGTGGAGATCGTGCGCGCGAACAAGCATTCGCTTTCGGGCCGCCCGCAGGATGGAGCGCTCGCCGCACTCGGTCTTTCCGACGAACGCGCGCGACCTGCCGTCGTGCGACAAGTGCGGTCTTTGCCGGTGATTTCGCAATAA
- a CDS encoding sigma-70 family RNA polymerase sigma factor, which yields MSCDRELVDGMLRNETQAWSEFQSRYDRLIHRCITKVTRRFPSMVSGDDVFEIQAQLFLSLLSNEMHKLRTFDPERGNRFSSWLGLLAIHCAYDHLRSLRREPNKASLAEATDLACQLPDPFECVAERQRAAMAADMLDGFSEKDRAFATLYFDEELEPNEIAARMNISVKTVYSKKHKIQSRLESALSTAVEHAA from the coding sequence ATGTCCTGCGACCGCGAGTTGGTCGACGGGATGCTGCGCAACGAGACGCAGGCGTGGAGTGAGTTTCAGAGCCGTTACGATCGCTTGATCCACCGCTGCATCACGAAGGTTACCCGCCGCTTTCCGTCGATGGTCTCGGGCGACGACGTTTTCGAGATTCAGGCCCAGCTTTTCTTATCCCTTCTTTCCAACGAGATGCACAAGCTCCGGACCTTCGACCCGGAGCGCGGCAATCGCTTTTCCAGCTGGCTTGGCTTGCTTGCCATTCACTGTGCTTACGATCACTTGCGCAGCCTGCGCCGGGAGCCGAACAAGGCGTCGCTGGCCGAGGCCACCGATTTGGCGTGCCAACTCCCCGATCCGTTCGAGTGCGTGGCCGAGCGTCAGCGCGCGGCGATGGCCGCCGACATGCTCGATGGTTTCAGCGAGAAGGACCGCGCGTTCGCCACGCTGTACTTCGATGAGGAGCTGGAGCCGAACGAGATTGCCGCGCGCATGAACATCAGCGTCAAAACCGTTTACTCGAAGAAGCATAAAATTCAGTCCCGCCTCGAATCGGCGCTTTCCACGGCGGTCGAACACGCCGCTTGA
- a CDS encoding gamma carbonic anhydrase family protein, which yields MPLYEYEGTRPILREGAYVSPQATVIGDIHLEAQSSVWFGAVLRGDVGAIRIGARSNVQDNAVIHVTGGLNNTVVGDDVTIGHLALLHGCTIGHRVLVGMGSIVLDDAKIGDDCFIGAGSLVTPGTVIPARSFVLGRPAKVVREVTEKDLLWIAASAQHYVEYARTFATSLKLVEG from the coding sequence ATGCCCCTGTATGAATACGAAGGGACGCGCCCCATCCTCCGGGAAGGCGCGTACGTGAGTCCCCAAGCTACGGTCATCGGCGACATCCATCTGGAGGCGCAGTCCAGCGTGTGGTTCGGCGCCGTTTTGCGGGGAGACGTGGGCGCGATCCGCATCGGCGCGCGCAGCAATGTGCAGGACAACGCGGTGATCCACGTGACGGGAGGTCTCAACAACACCGTCGTCGGCGACGATGTCACGATCGGCCATTTGGCTCTGCTGCACGGTTGCACCATCGGCCACCGCGTCCTGGTGGGCATGGGAAGCATCGTGCTCGATGACGCGAAGATCGGGGACGATTGCTTCATCGGGGCAGGCTCGCTCGTCACGCCGGGCACGGTGATCCCTGCGCGCTCCTTCGTCCTGGGGCGGCCGGCGAAGGTCGTGCGGGAGGTCACCGAGAAAGATCTCCTATGGATCGCGGCCTCGGCCCAGCACTACGTGGAGTATGCACGCACGTTCGCCACGAGCCTGAAGCTCGTCGAGGGATAA
- a CDS encoding 2-oxoglutarate dehydrogenase E1 component — protein MFDEFGINAGLVEELHAKFQQNPQAVDVKWRKFFESLNGAPNGNGAPIATVSPAAVSGAFSAGGGAPSAAPPTVAAALRNGNGNGAVSPTVNGSARASYAPPALTISRAEEQLVNAVAVQGRVYQLVNMYRSRGHLFARVDPLVKDPSIDPTVAGAPPEASPELDLENFDLAPQDLENTFATGGISGLPERTTLRQIVAHMSETYCGSIGVEYTHIEEPEMRDWLEHRMESTRNRAALDHKQVVRILTKLTDAEVFENFIAKNYLGARRFSVEGAESVIALLAMLVDEAGTHGVGEIVLGMAHRGRLNVLANIMEKDVRELFAAFDDKKPERFLGGGDVKYHLGYSTDRVTSSGASVHLSLAFNPSHLEFVNPVVEGRVRAKQDRAKRKHVLPLLIHGDASFMGQGVVPETLNLAGLEGYSTEGTVHVVVNNQIGFTTLPKDSRSTRYCTDITRMMKTPVFHVNGEDPEAVIQVTRLAMEYRQRFQKDVVIDVYCYRKLGHNEGDEPRFTQPIMYALIDKKPTVREVYVQRLLETHRITRQQADDIERASKQRLDDALVEARKGDYHTLPSAMEGLWTPYYGGPDVLVPEVPTHVDKTHILDTLDRLTKVPHDFTPNAKAHALIKARRDRARTQNTIQWETAETLAYATLLEQGHRVRLSGQDCRRGTFSHRHAVLYDTQTGAPFVPLANAGPGRFEVLDSPLSEAAVLGFEYGYSLDWPDGLVIWEAQFGDFMNGAQVIIDQFIVSAEDKWNRLSGLVLFLPHGYEGQGPEHSSGRIERFLQAAAEDNIQVCNLTTPAQVFHVLRRQVLRPWRKPLVVFTPKSLLRHPEAISTVDDLATGSFQRVIPDASVDPKQTKRVLLCTGKVYYDLVKTRRDLKRDDVAIVRLEQLYPLNVTLKEALAPYPDGTPLVWVQEEPRNMGAWYFLNARLREFITDRLPLSLVSRVESASPATGSKASHDLEQRMLMDAAFG, from the coding sequence ATGTTCGACGAGTTCGGAATCAATGCAGGTCTTGTTGAGGAGCTTCACGCAAAATTCCAACAGAACCCGCAGGCTGTAGATGTCAAATGGCGCAAGTTCTTCGAGTCTCTGAATGGGGCTCCGAATGGGAATGGCGCGCCCATTGCGACGGTCTCGCCTGCTGCGGTGTCCGGTGCTTTCAGTGCTGGCGGAGGCGCGCCCAGCGCCGCGCCGCCCACGGTCGCCGCGGCTCTCAGGAATGGTAACGGTAACGGTGCAGTATCCCCGACCGTAAATGGTAGCGCGCGTGCTTCGTACGCGCCGCCGGCGCTGACGATCAGCCGCGCCGAGGAACAACTCGTCAACGCGGTCGCCGTTCAAGGTCGCGTCTATCAGCTCGTGAACATGTACCGCTCGCGCGGCCATTTGTTCGCGCGCGTCGATCCGCTGGTGAAGGATCCCAGCATCGATCCCACGGTCGCCGGAGCGCCGCCCGAGGCATCGCCCGAGCTCGATCTGGAGAACTTCGATCTCGCGCCGCAAGATCTGGAGAACACGTTCGCCACCGGCGGCATCTCCGGTTTGCCCGAGCGCACGACCCTCCGCCAGATCGTCGCGCACATGAGCGAGACGTACTGCGGCTCGATTGGCGTCGAGTACACGCACATCGAAGAACCGGAGATGCGCGACTGGCTCGAGCACCGCATGGAGTCGACGCGCAACCGCGCCGCGCTCGATCACAAGCAGGTCGTGCGCATCCTCACCAAGCTGACGGACGCAGAGGTCTTCGAGAATTTCATCGCGAAGAACTACCTCGGCGCGCGCCGCTTCTCGGTGGAGGGCGCCGAAAGCGTCATTGCCCTTTTGGCGATGTTGGTCGACGAAGCGGGAACGCACGGCGTCGGCGAGATCGTTCTCGGCATGGCCCACCGCGGCCGCCTCAACGTGCTCGCGAACATCATGGAGAAGGACGTGCGCGAGCTCTTCGCCGCGTTCGACGACAAGAAGCCCGAGCGCTTCCTCGGCGGCGGAGACGTGAAGTACCACCTCGGTTACTCCACGGATCGCGTCACCTCGTCGGGTGCCTCGGTGCACCTCTCGCTCGCCTTCAACCCGAGCCACCTCGAGTTCGTGAACCCGGTCGTCGAAGGCCGCGTGCGCGCCAAGCAGGATCGCGCGAAGCGCAAGCACGTCTTGCCGCTCCTCATCCACGGCGACGCCTCCTTCATGGGCCAAGGCGTGGTGCCCGAGACGTTGAACCTCGCGGGCCTCGAAGGCTACTCCACCGAGGGCACCGTCCACGTCGTGGTGAACAACCAAATCGGCTTCACGACGTTGCCGAAGGACTCGCGCTCCACGCGGTACTGCACGGACATCACGCGCATGATGAAGACCCCGGTCTTCCACGTGAACGGCGAGGATCCCGAGGCGGTCATCCAGGTTACGCGCTTGGCAATGGAATACCGCCAGCGCTTTCAGAAGGACGTCGTGATCGACGTCTACTGTTACCGCAAACTGGGCCACAACGAAGGCGACGAGCCGCGTTTCACGCAGCCCATCATGTACGCGCTGATCGACAAGAAGCCGACGGTCCGCGAGGTGTACGTACAGCGGCTGTTGGAGACCCACCGCATCACGCGCCAGCAGGCCGACGACATCGAGCGCGCCAGCAAGCAGCGCCTCGACGACGCGTTGGTCGAAGCACGCAAAGGCGACTACCACACGCTGCCGAGCGCGATGGAAGGCCTCTGGACGCCGTACTACGGCGGCCCCGACGTCCTCGTTCCCGAGGTGCCCACGCACGTCGACAAGACGCACATTCTCGACACGTTGGATCGGCTCACCAAGGTGCCGCACGACTTCACCCCCAACGCGAAGGCGCACGCCCTCATCAAGGCCCGCCGCGATCGCGCGCGCACCCAGAACACGATTCAGTGGGAGACGGCGGAGACGCTCGCCTACGCGACCTTGCTCGAGCAGGGACATCGCGTTCGCTTGAGCGGCCAGGACTGCCGCCGCGGCACCTTCAGCCACCGCCACGCGGTGCTCTACGATACCCAGACGGGCGCGCCGTTCGTGCCGCTCGCCAACGCGGGCCCGGGCCGGTTCGAAGTGCTCGACAGCCCGCTGTCCGAGGCCGCGGTGCTCGGCTTCGAGTACGGCTACAGCCTCGACTGGCCCGACGGCCTGGTGATCTGGGAGGCGCAGTTCGGCGACTTCATGAACGGTGCGCAGGTCATCATCGACCAGTTCATCGTCTCGGCCGAAGACAAATGGAATCGATTGTCCGGCCTCGTGCTCTTCCTCCCCCACGGCTACGAAGGCCAGGGTCCGGAGCACTCCAGCGGCCGCATCGAGCGCTTCCTCCAGGCCGCGGCCGAGGACAACATCCAGGTTTGCAACCTGACCACGCCGGCGCAGGTCTTCCACGTGCTGCGCCGCCAGGTGCTCCGTCCGTGGCGCAAGCCGCTGGTGGTCTTCACCCCCAAGAGCCTCTTGCGTCACCCCGAGGCCATTTCCACGGTCGACGATCTGGCAACGGGTTCGTTCCAGCGCGTCATCCCGGATGCCTCGGTGGACCCGAAGCAGACGAAGCGCGTGCTGCTCTGCACGGGCAAGGTCTATTACGACTTGGTCAAGACGCGCCGCGATCTGAAGCGGGACGACGTGGCCATCGTGCGCCTCGAGCAGCTTTACCCGCTCAACGTCACGCTGAAGGAAGCCCTCGCCCCCTACCCCGACGGCACGCCGCTCGTTTGGGTGCAGGAGGAGCCTCGCAACATGGGGGCGTGGTACTTCCTGAATGCGCGGCTGCGCGAGTTCATCACCGACCGGCTTCCGCTCTCGTTGGTGTCGCGCGTGGAGAGCGCAAGCCCGGCCACCGGCAGCAAGGCAAGCCACGACCTCGAGCAGCGCATGCTCATGGACGCGGCCTTCGGCTGA
- the thiS gene encoding sulfur carrier protein ThiS, with the protein MHVIINGEGRDIPEGLTVRGLLAYLELAGGPVAVEINREIVPRADHDHHPVSPGDAIEIVHFVGGG; encoded by the coding sequence ATGCACGTTATCATCAATGGAGAAGGGCGCGACATTCCGGAAGGTCTCACCGTGCGGGGGCTGCTGGCCTACCTGGAACTGGCCGGCGGCCCCGTCGCGGTAGAAATCAACCGAGAAATCGTGCCCCGGGCGGACCACGACCACCATCCGGTGTCCCCGGGCGACGCGATTGAAATCGTGCACTTCGTCGGTGGCGGGTGA
- a CDS encoding septal ring lytic transglycosylase RlpA family protein — protein sequence MPPPPLLAQVAYLFALATSLGATSGCGGGHGSERSFNAPGNTQIETASNDYSFVDRSRQQPGKPDEIGIASWYGKKFQGRKTASGERYDARAMTAAHRKLPFGTWVEVRRVDTGSTVRVRITDRGPFDDSHKIIDLSRAAAEKIGLVQIGATRVELRVVRGPE from the coding sequence ATGCCCCCGCCCCCTTTGCTCGCCCAGGTCGCTTACCTCTTTGCGCTCGCGACATCCCTCGGTGCCACCTCCGGTTGCGGTGGTGGTCATGGCTCGGAGCGCAGCTTCAACGCGCCAGGCAACACGCAGATCGAGACCGCCAGCAACGACTACTCCTTCGTCGATCGCAGCCGCCAGCAGCCCGGCAAGCCCGACGAAATCGGAATCGCGAGCTGGTACGGGAAAAAGTTCCAAGGCAGGAAGACCGCGAGCGGCGAGCGGTACGACGCGCGAGCCATGACCGCCGCGCACCGCAAGCTGCCCTTTGGAACGTGGGTCGAGGTGCGTCGGGTCGACACGGGATCGACCGTGCGCGTGCGCATCACCGATCGCGGACCTTTCGACGATTCGCACAAGATCATCGACCTGTCGCGCGCCGCGGCGGAGAAGATCGGCTTGGTGCAAATTGGAGCGACGCGCGTCGAACTGCGCGTCGTGCGCGGACCGGAATAA
- a CDS encoding phospholipase D-like domain-containing protein, which produces MSPPPSYDSDAEPEDGEEHSLTEAEQPWFDVGGDRVRLLRDGAQTFPAMLEAIRHAQNEVLLEMYWVGADSCGERFRDALVSRARAGVKVKVIYDAVGSLGITESWWQPLRSAGGDVHEYHSLFPLAQSFQLDRVEQRDHRKLLVADDTIAFTGGINLSDPWLPLEQGGEGWRDDAVAVEGPCVEEFRSLFYETWRRITRTLRPRDVPPFPRRRSRPVWVLANNWRRRRSIRREYVVRIANARQSVDIANSYFVPDGGVRRAMFRAASRGVRIRVLVPARGDVPIVQFAVEAMFEQLLKHGVEVYALPGPILHSKVAIVDESFATIGSYNLDERSWRKNLEVNLAVEDGPFARHVRHWFEHDLARALPIDLATWRQRGTLRRGMEWVAFAMRKLW; this is translated from the coding sequence GTGAGCCCCCCGCCTTCGTATGACTCCGATGCCGAGCCCGAAGACGGCGAGGAGCATTCCCTCACGGAGGCCGAGCAGCCCTGGTTCGACGTGGGCGGCGACCGCGTGCGGCTCCTGCGCGATGGAGCGCAAACGTTTCCGGCGATGCTGGAGGCCATCCGCCACGCGCAGAACGAAGTGCTTCTCGAGATGTACTGGGTCGGCGCCGACTCCTGCGGCGAGCGTTTCCGCGATGCCCTGGTGAGCCGCGCCCGCGCCGGCGTCAAGGTCAAGGTCATCTACGACGCCGTCGGAAGCCTCGGCATCACCGAATCGTGGTGGCAGCCGCTGCGCAGCGCGGGCGGCGACGTTCACGAGTACCATTCGCTCTTTCCGCTGGCCCAAAGCTTTCAGCTCGATCGGGTCGAGCAGCGCGATCACCGCAAGCTCCTCGTCGCCGACGACACCATCGCCTTCACGGGCGGCATCAACCTGAGCGATCCCTGGCTCCCCCTCGAGCAAGGCGGCGAGGGCTGGCGCGACGATGCCGTCGCCGTGGAAGGCCCGTGCGTCGAAGAGTTTCGCTCGCTCTTCTACGAGACGTGGCGCCGCATCACCCGCACCCTGCGCCCGCGCGACGTTCCGCCCTTTCCGCGACGTCGATCGCGCCCCGTCTGGGTGCTCGCCAACAATTGGCGGCGCCGGCGCAGCATCCGCCGCGAGTACGTCGTGCGCATCGCCAATGCGCGGCAGTCGGTGGACATCGCCAATTCGTACTTCGTGCCCGACGGCGGCGTGCGCCGCGCCATGTTCCGCGCAGCCTCGCGCGGCGTGCGCATTCGCGTGTTGGTGCCCGCCCGCGGTGACGTCCCCATCGTGCAATTCGCCGTGGAGGCCATGTTCGAGCAGCTGCTGAAGCACGGCGTCGAGGTGTACGCGCTACCTGGCCCCATCCTGCACTCCAAGGTGGCCATCGTAGACGAGAGCTTCGCCACCATCGGCAGCTACAACCTCGACGAACGCTCTTGGCGCAAGAACCTCGAGGTCAACCTCGCCGTGGAGGACGGGCCCTTCGCGCGGCACGTTCGCCATTGGTTCGAACACGATCTCGCCCGGGCGCTCCCCATCGATCTGGCGACGTGGCGCCAGCGCGGTACGCTGCGTCGGGGCATGGAGTGGGTAGCTTTCGCGATGCGGAAACTCTGGTGA
- a CDS encoding 1-acyl-sn-glycerol-3-phosphate acyltransferase, translated as MKLNFVRKPIRVAGLGLITATYLPLYVARDAMLGVGVGKTELRQRLHLRDLWTGRWSRALLKLFAVHPNIVGDVPTRQGGYLVVANHRSTIDIALVLATFGGCVVSRADLSRWPIIGPAARKVGTLFVERTNKQSGARVIRAMAGRLAEGDIVSVFPEGTTFPDDEVRPFLRGGFVAAIRAGVPVLPVGIAYEAGSEAAFVGESFGAHLDRMSGAPPTRVTVCIGKPLPSDDGGAATLPARAHEAVQALVHKARSLV; from the coding sequence ATGAAACTGAACTTCGTACGAAAACCGATTCGCGTGGCCGGCTTGGGTCTCATCACGGCGACGTACCTTCCCCTTTACGTGGCCCGCGACGCGATGCTCGGCGTCGGCGTGGGAAAGACCGAGCTCCGTCAACGCTTGCACCTGCGCGATCTCTGGACGGGACGCTGGTCGCGCGCCTTGTTGAAGCTCTTTGCCGTGCACCCGAACATCGTGGGGGACGTCCCCACGCGCCAGGGCGGCTACCTCGTGGTGGCCAACCACCGCTCCACCATCGACATTGCGCTCGTGCTGGCGACCTTCGGCGGCTGCGTGGTCTCGCGGGCGGACCTCTCGCGGTGGCCCATCATCGGCCCCGCCGCCCGCAAAGTGGGCACCTTGTTCGTGGAGCGCACGAACAAGCAAAGCGGCGCGCGCGTGATCCGCGCCATGGCCGGGCGCTTGGCCGAGGGGGACATCGTGTCCGTGTTCCCGGAGGGGACCACGTTTCCGGACGACGAAGTGCGGCCATTTTTACGGGGAGGCTTCGTCGCCGCCATCCGCGCCGGCGTGCCCGTGTTGCCCGTGGGCATCGCCTACGAAGCGGGCTCGGAGGCGGCCTTCGTGGGCGAGAGCTTCGGAGCCCACCTCGATAGGATGTCCGGCGCACCGCCGACCCGGGTCACGGTGTGCATTGGAAAGCCCCTCCCCAGCGACGACGGGGGAGCGGCCACCCTCCCCGCCCGCGCCCACGAGGCCGTCCAGGCCCTCGTTCACAAGGCGCGAAGCTTGGTATAA